Proteins encoded by one window of Cupriavidus sp. EM10:
- the kynU gene encoding kynureninase has protein sequence MTNLTRERCQALDRDDPLRALREQFALPEGVIYLDGNSLGARPRAAAARAAEVVSSEWGDGLIRSWNTAGWFDLPGRLGNRLAPLIGAGHDEVVVTDTTSINLFKVLAAALRVQQQRDPARRVIVSEASNFPTDLYIAQGLADLLQQGYEVRLVNSPDEIDAAVGADTAVLMLTHVNYKTGEMLDMASLTELAHARGALTVWDLAHSAGAVPVDLTAARADYAIGCTYKYLNGGPGSPAFVWVAPALRDQFWQPLSGWWGHGAPFAMSPQYAPARGIGRFLCGTQPVTSLAMVECGLDIFAQTSMSALRAKSLKLTDTFIELVESRCAKHPLTLVTPRVHGRRGSQVSFAHPDGYALVAALIERGVIGDYREPGIARFGFTPLYTTFTEVWDAVEIMRDVLDTGAYRDARFAVRTAVT, from the coding sequence ATGACCAACCTGACGCGCGAACGCTGCCAGGCGCTGGACCGGGACGACCCGCTCCGCGCGCTGCGCGAACAATTTGCCCTGCCCGAGGGCGTGATCTATCTCGATGGCAACTCGCTGGGCGCCCGCCCGCGCGCCGCCGCGGCGCGTGCCGCCGAGGTGGTCAGCAGCGAATGGGGCGATGGCCTGATCCGCAGCTGGAATACCGCCGGCTGGTTCGACCTGCCGGGCCGGCTGGGCAACCGGCTGGCGCCGCTGATCGGCGCGGGGCACGACGAAGTGGTGGTGACCGACACGACGTCGATCAACCTGTTCAAGGTGCTGGCCGCCGCACTGCGCGTGCAGCAGCAGCGTGATCCAGCGCGCCGCGTGATCGTGTCCGAGGCCAGCAATTTCCCGACCGATCTTTATATCGCCCAGGGCCTGGCCGACCTGTTGCAGCAGGGCTACGAAGTGCGCCTGGTGAACAGCCCCGACGAGATCGACGCCGCCGTGGGCGCCGATACCGCCGTGCTGATGCTGACGCACGTCAACTACAAGACCGGCGAAATGCTGGACATGGCCAGCCTGACCGAACTTGCCCACGCCCGTGGCGCGCTGACCGTCTGGGACCTGGCGCACTCGGCCGGCGCCGTGCCCGTGGACCTGACCGCCGCCCGCGCCGACTACGCCATCGGCTGCACGTACAAATACCTGAACGGCGGTCCGGGATCGCCGGCCTTCGTCTGGGTGGCGCCCGCGCTGCGCGACCAGTTCTGGCAGCCGCTGTCGGGCTGGTGGGGTCACGGTGCGCCGTTCGCGATGTCGCCGCAGTACGCACCGGCCAGGGGCATCGGCCGCTTCCTGTGCGGCACGCAGCCGGTGACGTCGCTGGCCATGGTCGAATGCGGCCTGGACATCTTCGCGCAGACCAGCATGAGCGCGCTGCGCGCCAAGTCTCTCAAGCTGACCGATACTTTCATCGAACTCGTCGAATCACGATGCGCGAAGCACCCGCTGACGCTGGTCACACCGCGCGTGCATGGCCGGCGTGGCAGCCAGGTCAGCTTTGCACACCCGGACGGCTACGCGCTGGTGGCAGCCCTGATCGAGCGCGGCGTGATCGGCGACTATCGCGAACCTGGCATTGCGCGCTTCGGCTTCACGCCGCTGTACACGACCTTTACCGAAGTCTGGGACGCCGTGGAAATCATGCGCGATGTGCTGGACACCGGCGCCTATCGCGACGCCCGCTTTGCCGTGCGCACGGCGGTGACCTGA
- the kynA gene encoding tryptophan 2,3-dioxygenase, with product MSEFKGCPMGHGNPGDTAGEDGWHGAQMDFARDMSYGDYLGLDQILSAQHPMSPDHNEMLFIVQHQTTELWMKLMLHELRAARDGVKNDQLRPAFKMLARVSRIMDQLVQAWNVLATMTPPEYSAMRPYLGASSGFQSYQYREIEFILGNKNAAMLRPHAHRAEHLELVETALHTPSMYDEAIRLMARRGFQIDADVVERDWTQPTQYNASVEAAWLEVYRNPSAHWELYELGEKFVDLEDAFRQWRFRHVTTVERVIGFKRGTGGTEGVSYLRRMLDVVLFPELWKLRTDL from the coding sequence ATGAGCGAATTCAAGGGATGCCCGATGGGGCACGGCAACCCCGGCGACACCGCCGGGGAAGATGGCTGGCACGGCGCGCAGATGGATTTCGCGCGCGACATGAGCTACGGCGACTACCTGGGCCTGGACCAGATCCTGAGCGCCCAGCATCCGATGTCGCCGGACCACAACGAGATGCTGTTTATCGTCCAGCACCAGACCACCGAGCTGTGGATGAAGCTGATGCTGCATGAACTGCGCGCCGCGCGCGACGGGGTGAAGAACGACCAGTTGCGTCCGGCGTTCAAGATGCTGGCGCGCGTGTCGCGCATCATGGACCAGCTGGTGCAGGCCTGGAACGTGCTGGCCACCATGACGCCGCCCGAGTACTCGGCCATGCGTCCGTACCTGGGGGCGTCGTCGGGCTTCCAGTCGTACCAGTATCGCGAAATCGAATTCATCCTCGGCAACAAGAACGCGGCCATGCTGCGGCCGCACGCGCATCGGGCCGAACACCTGGAACTGGTGGAAACGGCGCTGCATACGCCGTCGATGTACGACGAGGCGATCCGGCTGATGGCCCGGCGCGGGTTCCAGATCGACGCCGATGTGGTGGAACGAGACTGGACGCAGCCGACGCAGTACAACGCGTCGGTGGAGGCGGCCTGGCTGGAGGTGTATCGCAACCCGTCGGCGCACTGGGAGCTCTACGAGCTGGGCGAGAAGTTCGTCGACCTGGAGGACGCGTTCCGGCAATGGCGATTCCGCCATGTGACCACGGTAGAGCGCGTGATCGGCTTCAAGCGCGGCACCGGCGGCACGGAAGGCGTCAGCTACCTGCGCCGGATGCTCGATGTGGTGCTGTTCCCGGAGCTGTGGAAGCTGCGGACGGATCTTTGA
- a CDS encoding IclR family transcriptional regulator: MATSTAAAAEPVQVQKERESDPNFVTALARGLELLRCFRTGEAMLGNQDFVRRTGFPKATVSRLAGTLVQLGYLRYDDSLGKYALDAGVLALGFSYLAASDVVALARPHMLAFAQSYGVSVSLGKRERMEVIYMESIRNDAGVMLGLGVGSRLSLVSSSMGRAYLAALPAARRDKVLAEFAQAYPEQWKQQETPMRAALAQAERDGYAASFRDWHPAIHACAVAFKPVGEKDLHMLSCSASYGAVSEETFHEKLAPALQALGARLSDPVGR; this comes from the coding sequence TTGGCCACATCCACTGCAGCAGCCGCCGAGCCCGTGCAGGTCCAGAAGGAGCGCGAGAGCGACCCCAATTTCGTGACGGCGTTGGCGCGCGGGCTGGAGCTGCTGCGCTGCTTCCGCACCGGCGAGGCGATGCTGGGCAACCAGGATTTCGTGCGCCGGACAGGTTTCCCGAAGGCGACCGTGAGCCGGCTGGCCGGCACGCTGGTGCAACTGGGCTACCTGCGCTACGACGACAGCCTGGGCAAGTACGCGCTCGATGCCGGGGTGCTGGCGCTGGGGTTCTCCTACCTGGCGGCTTCGGATGTGGTGGCGCTGGCGCGCCCGCACATGCTGGCGTTCGCGCAGTCGTACGGGGTGTCGGTGTCGCTGGGCAAGCGCGAACGCATGGAAGTCATCTATATGGAGTCGATCCGGAACGACGCCGGCGTGATGCTGGGGCTGGGCGTGGGATCGCGCCTGTCGCTGGTGTCTAGCTCGATGGGCCGCGCCTACCTGGCCGCCTTGCCGGCGGCGCGCCGCGACAAGGTCCTGGCCGAGTTTGCGCAGGCGTATCCGGAACAGTGGAAGCAACAGGAGACGCCGATGCGCGCCGCGCTGGCGCAGGCCGAGCGCGATGGCTACGCCGCGTCGTTCCGCGACTGGCACCCGGCCATCCACGCCTGTGCCGTGGCTTTCAAGCCGGTCGGGGAGAAGGATCTGCACATGCTGAGCTGCAGTGCGTCGTACGGCGCCGTCAGCGAGGAGACCTTCCACGAGAAGCTGGCGCCCGCGCTGCAGGCGCTGGGGGCCAGGCTGTCGGATCCGGTGGGGCGGTAG
- a CDS encoding acyl-CoA dehydrogenase produces MAANAEFHWADPLLLDQQLTDDERMIRDASAAYCQDKLMPRVLQSFRNEKTDVEIFREMGELGLLGPTIPEQYGGPGLNYVSYGLIAREVERVDSGYRSMMSVQSSLVMVPIYEFGSEAQKQKYLPKLATGEWIGCFGLTEPNHGSDPGSMVTRARKVDGGYELSGTKMWITNSPIADVFVVWAKLAGEDGKEDIRGFILEKGWKGLSAPAIHGKVGLRTSITGEIVLDQVFVPEENLMPGVKGLKGPFTCLNSARYGIAWGALGAAEFCWHTARQYTLDRKQFGRPLAQTQLVQKKLADMQTEITLGLQGCLRLGRMKDEGTAAVEITSIMKRNSCGKSLDIARVARDMLGGNGISDEFGVIRHVVNLEVVNTYEGTHDIHALILGRAQTGLQAFF; encoded by the coding sequence ATGGCTGCCAACGCCGAATTCCACTGGGCCGACCCCCTGCTGCTGGACCAGCAACTGACCGACGACGAGCGCATGATCCGTGACGCCTCGGCGGCCTATTGCCAGGACAAGCTGATGCCGCGCGTGCTGCAGTCGTTCCGCAACGAGAAGACCGACGTGGAGATCTTCCGCGAGATGGGCGAATTGGGCCTGCTGGGCCCGACCATCCCCGAACAGTACGGCGGCCCGGGCCTGAACTACGTCAGCTACGGCCTGATCGCCCGCGAGGTGGAGCGCGTGGATTCCGGCTATCGCTCGATGATGAGCGTGCAGTCGTCGCTGGTGATGGTGCCGATCTACGAATTCGGCAGCGAAGCACAGAAGCAGAAGTACCTGCCCAAGCTGGCCACGGGCGAATGGATCGGCTGCTTCGGCCTGACCGAGCCGAACCACGGCTCGGACCCGGGCTCGATGGTCACCCGCGCCAGGAAGGTGGACGGCGGCTACGAACTGAGCGGCACCAAGATGTGGATCACGAACTCGCCGATCGCCGACGTGTTCGTGGTATGGGCCAAGCTGGCCGGTGAAGACGGCAAGGAAGACATCCGCGGCTTCATCCTGGAAAAGGGCTGGAAGGGCCTGAGCGCCCCGGCCATCCATGGCAAGGTGGGCCTGCGCACGTCGATCACCGGTGAAATCGTGCTGGACCAGGTCTTCGTGCCGGAAGAAAACCTCATGCCGGGCGTGAAGGGCCTCAAGGGTCCGTTCACCTGCCTGAATTCGGCCCGCTACGGCATCGCCTGGGGCGCGCTGGGCGCCGCCGAGTTCTGCTGGCACACCGCCCGCCAGTACACGCTGGACCGCAAGCAGTTCGGCCGCCCGCTGGCCCAGACGCAGCTGGTGCAGAAGAAGCTGGCCGACATGCAGACCGAGATCACGCTGGGCCTGCAAGGCTGCCTGCGCCTGGGCCGCATGAAGGACGAAGGCACCGCCGCGGTGGAAATCACCTCGATCATGAAGCGCAATTCGTGCGGCAAGTCGCTGGACATCGCCCGCGTGGCGCGCGACATGCTGGGCGGCAACGGCATTTCGGACGAATTCGGCGTGATCCGCCACGTGGTGAACCTGGAAGTGGTGAACACCTACGAAGGCACGCACGACATCCACGCGCTGATCCTGGGCCGCGCCCAGACCGGCCTGCAGGCCTTCTTCTGA
- a CDS encoding peroxiredoxin — translation MALRLGDIAPDFEQESSEGRIRFHDWLGEGWGVLFSHPADYTPVCTTELGLTAKLKEEFAKRNVKAIALSVDSVASHKGWIQDINETQSTSVNFPILADSDRKVSELYDMIHPNANETLTVRSLFVIDPKKKVRLIITYPASTGRNFNEILRVIDSLQLTDHHSVATPGNWQDGDDVVIVPSLKDEEVIRQKFPKGYKAVRPYLRLTPQPNK, via the coding sequence ATGGCACTGCGTCTTGGCGATATCGCACCGGACTTCGAGCAAGAATCGAGCGAGGGCCGCATCCGCTTTCATGACTGGCTTGGCGAAGGGTGGGGCGTACTGTTCTCGCACCCGGCCGACTACACCCCGGTTTGCACCACGGAACTGGGCCTGACCGCCAAGCTCAAGGAGGAGTTCGCGAAGCGCAATGTCAAGGCCATCGCCCTGTCGGTGGACAGCGTGGCGTCGCATAAAGGCTGGATCCAGGACATCAACGAGACCCAGTCGACATCGGTCAATTTCCCGATCCTGGCCGACAGCGACCGCAAGGTGTCCGAGCTCTACGACATGATCCATCCGAATGCGAATGAGACGCTGACCGTGCGTTCGCTGTTCGTGATCGACCCGAAGAAAAAGGTGCGGCTGATCATTACCTATCCTGCAAGCACAGGTAGGAATTTCAATGAAATCTTGCGCGTCATCGACTCGCTGCAGCTGACCGACCACCACAGCGTGGCCACGCCGGGCAACTGGCAGGATGGCGACGACGTGGTCATCGTGCCGTCGCTGAAGGACGAAGAGGTGATCCGCCAGAAATTCCCGAAGGGGTACAAGGCGGTGCGTCCGTACCTGCGCCTGACGCCGCAGCCGAACAAGTAA
- a CDS encoding DUF883 family protein has translation MPQARAGKAKCHPLEPNRPQQEKLMSDVKTVLSDAEELLKQAASTTGEKAAELRERGMGLLKQAKEKAQDLQDAVVTKSKAAARATDDYVHDHPWRAVGMAAGVGLLIGLLLNRK, from the coding sequence ATGCCACAAGCCCGAGCGGGCAAGGCAAAATGTCACCCACTTGAACCTAACCGCCCGCAACAGGAGAAACTGATGAGCGATGTCAAGACCGTTCTGTCCGACGCCGAAGAACTGCTTAAGCAAGCGGCCTCGACCACCGGCGAGAAAGCCGCCGAACTGCGCGAGCGTGGCATGGGCCTGCTGAAGCAGGCCAAGGAAAAGGCCCAGGACCTGCAAGACGCCGTCGTGACCAAGAGCAAGGCGGCCGCCCGCGCTACCGACGACTATGTGCATGACCATCCGTGGCGTGCCGTGGGCATGGCAGCCGGCGTGGGCCTGCTGATCGGTCTGCTGCTGAACCGCAAGTAA
- a CDS encoding phage holin family protein, with the protein MSESHSPKFLESLRNLAGSVVSMLQTRLELASVELAEERERLMKVALLALFGLVFFSMALMTFTLLVAILFWETYRWQALGAIVLFYVICAAACLLVARNKVRTAPPLFESTLAELDKDREMLRQ; encoded by the coding sequence ATGAGCGAATCCCATTCCCCCAAGTTCCTCGAATCCCTTCGCAACCTCGCTGGTTCCGTGGTGTCGATGCTGCAGACGCGCCTGGAACTGGCCAGCGTGGAACTGGCCGAGGAACGCGAGCGGCTGATGAAGGTAGCGCTGCTGGCCTTGTTCGGGCTGGTGTTCTTCAGCATGGCGCTGATGACCTTCACGCTGCTGGTCGCCATCCTGTTCTGGGAAACCTATCGCTGGCAAGCGCTTGGCGCGATCGTGCTGTTCTACGTGATCTGCGCCGCCGCCTGCCTGCTGGTGGCCCGCAACAAGGTCCGCACCGCACCGCCGCTGTTTGAATCCACGCTGGCCGAACTCGATAAAGACCGGGAGATGCTGCGCCAATGA